The following coding sequences lie in one Leucobacter allii genomic window:
- a CDS encoding RidA family protein → MSSTNSEGADGLARIAPLLPPPPRPAANYVPVREAGGLLCVAGQTPHVDGRLRLRGIVGDGVAPEEARLLARDAALGAVSALRAHLGDLREVAGIVSVTGYVACTPAFARQPWVIDGASELFIEAFGAAGRHARAAVGVAALPDGAPVEVSVIALRR, encoded by the coding sequence ATGTCCAGTACGAACTCCGAAGGCGCTGACGGCCTCGCCCGCATCGCGCCGCTGCTGCCGCCGCCGCCCCGGCCGGCTGCGAACTACGTCCCCGTGCGGGAGGCCGGCGGTCTGCTGTGCGTCGCGGGGCAGACCCCGCACGTCGACGGGCGACTGCGGCTGCGCGGCATCGTCGGCGACGGCGTCGCACCCGAGGAGGCGCGGCTCCTCGCCCGCGATGCGGCGCTCGGCGCCGTGTCGGCGCTCCGAGCCCACCTCGGCGATCTGCGGGAGGTGGCCGGCATCGTCTCGGTCACCGGCTACGTCGCCTGCACCCCGGCGTTCGCGCGCCAGCCCTGGGTGATCGACGGCGCGTCCGAACTCTTCATCGAGGCGTTCGGAGCGGCCGGTCGCCACGCCCGCGCCGCGGTCGGCGTCGCCGCGCTCCCCGACGGGGCCCCGGTCGAGGTGAGCGTGATCGCCCTACGGCGATAG
- a CDS encoding SGNH/GDSL hydrolase family protein → MIETPRPAALRYVAIGDSFTEGVGDERPDGSVRGWADLVAQGLADATGAPVQYANLAIRGRLLAPIIAEQLEPALALGPTLVSFNGGGNDMLRPGTDIAWIAAQTERALRRIQEAGAEPLLLAGANPTGGLPSGARVRAKGDALVAAARGIVERLGIGAFADNWNDAELAGRQYWSHDRLHLAAVGHHRVAANVLRALGHPQPRDWIVDAEPIAAPTLREQLRYSREHVLPWVGRRLTGRSSGDGRTAKHPAWVTVVPRR, encoded by the coding sequence GTGATCGAGACGCCCCGGCCCGCCGCCCTCCGCTACGTCGCGATCGGCGACAGCTTCACGGAGGGCGTCGGCGACGAACGGCCGGACGGCTCGGTGCGGGGCTGGGCCGACCTCGTCGCCCAGGGGCTCGCCGACGCGACGGGCGCCCCCGTGCAGTACGCGAACCTCGCGATCCGCGGCCGGCTCCTGGCGCCCATCATCGCGGAGCAGCTCGAGCCCGCCCTCGCGCTCGGCCCCACCCTCGTGAGCTTCAACGGCGGCGGCAACGACATGCTCCGGCCCGGCACCGACATCGCGTGGATCGCCGCGCAGACGGAGCGCGCACTCCGCCGCATCCAGGAGGCGGGCGCGGAGCCCCTGCTGCTCGCGGGGGCGAACCCCACGGGCGGGCTCCCGAGCGGGGCGCGGGTCCGCGCGAAGGGCGACGCGCTCGTCGCGGCGGCGCGCGGGATCGTCGAGCGGCTCGGCATCGGCGCCTTCGCAGACAACTGGAACGACGCCGAGCTCGCGGGCCGGCAGTACTGGTCGCACGACCGCCTGCACCTGGCGGCCGTGGGGCATCATCGCGTCGCCGCCAACGTGCTGCGCGCCCTCGGGCACCCACAGCCGCGCGACTGGATCGTCGATGCCGAACCGATCGCGGCCCCGACGCTGCGCGAGCAGCTGCGCTACTCCCGCGAGCACGTGCTGCCGTGGGTCGGCCGCCGTCTCACCGGGCGCTCGAGCGGCGACGGACGCACCGCGAAGCACCCCGCCTGGGTGACGGTCGTCCCGCGGCGCTGA
- a CDS encoding maleate cis-trans isomerase family protein has protein sequence MVELGELRGRPAKREALGIVAPFDLELDRELWRWLPPDVDLLMTRTPAVGTAVTVDFARELTRGAAVPEGVRSVTAGRARVVAYACTSASFVGGRAGDAAIRAAMLAAGADGAITASGAIVEALRALGAARVAVATPYLPELSALLDVYLREHGIEPVVNAALGLDREIWNVPYARTAELIRQADRPDAQAIVVSCTNLPTYALIAPLERELGKPIVTANQATMWAALARMGRRANGPGQALVDPPGYSARS, from the coding sequence ATGGTCGAGTTGGGGGAGCTGCGGGGCCGGCCCGCGAAGCGGGAGGCGCTCGGGATCGTCGCGCCGTTCGATCTGGAGCTCGATCGCGAGCTGTGGCGGTGGCTGCCGCCGGACGTCGATCTGCTGATGACCCGCACCCCGGCGGTCGGCACCGCGGTGACCGTCGACTTCGCGCGCGAGCTCACGCGCGGCGCCGCGGTGCCCGAGGGGGTGCGCAGCGTCACCGCCGGGCGGGCGCGCGTCGTCGCCTACGCCTGCACCTCGGCGAGCTTCGTCGGCGGGCGGGCGGGCGACGCGGCCATCCGGGCCGCGATGCTCGCCGCCGGCGCCGACGGGGCGATCACCGCCTCGGGTGCGATCGTCGAAGCGCTCCGGGCGCTCGGGGCGGCGCGCGTCGCGGTGGCGACGCCGTACCTTCCCGAGCTCTCCGCGCTGCTCGACGTGTACCTGCGGGAGCACGGGATCGAACCGGTCGTGAACGCCGCCCTCGGCCTCGACCGCGAGATCTGGAACGTGCCGTACGCCCGCACGGCCGAGCTGATCCGCCAGGCGGATCGCCCGGACGCGCAGGCGATCGTGGTGAGCTGCACGAACCTGCCGACGTACGCCCTCATCGCGCCGTTGGAGCGGGAGCTCGGCAAGCCGATCGTCACCGCGAATCAGGCCACGATGTGGGCCGCGCTCGCGCGCATGGGGCGGCGCGCGAACGGACCCGGGCAGGCGCTCGTCGACCCGCCGGGCTACTCCGCGCGCTCGTAG
- a CDS encoding pyridoxal-phosphate dependent enzyme, with protein MTPAYVDPADGRRYPLAVPRWRGDPAAGGPEAGGAARGPLRITPHAGLGSGEPETGARGVWRYRAALPVEVPEPISLGEGGTPLVPLPWAGAGVLGKLEWCSPTGSFKDRGASVMLSVLRAQGVDAVIEDSSGNGGAAVAAYAAAGGMRAAVFAPASTSPAKLVQARAHGARIELVDGPREAAQAAAIAAAERGEGCYASHNWQAFFLEGTKLLAYEIWEDLGRRAPDCVVLPVGAGSSLLGCAIGFGELLRSGRISRLPRLYAAQPLHCSPLDAAHRAPGAAPRPVLPTVAEGTAIARPLRLRDMLDAVRESAGGTVAVSEAGIRAAHAALAARGLYVEPTSATAAAGLAELRASGDIGAGETAILVLTGSGLKTAA; from the coding sequence GTGACCCCGGCCTACGTCGACCCGGCGGACGGGCGCCGCTACCCGCTCGCCGTGCCGCGATGGCGCGGGGACCCGGCCGCCGGCGGTCCGGAGGCGGGCGGCGCCGCGCGGGGTCCGCTCCGCATCACGCCGCACGCCGGACTCGGCTCCGGCGAGCCCGAGACCGGTGCGCGCGGCGTCTGGCGCTACCGCGCCGCCCTGCCGGTCGAGGTGCCCGAGCCGATCTCCCTCGGCGAGGGCGGCACCCCGCTCGTGCCGCTGCCCTGGGCGGGGGCCGGCGTGCTCGGCAAGCTCGAGTGGTGCTCGCCGACGGGGAGCTTCAAGGATCGCGGGGCGAGCGTCATGCTGTCCGTGCTGCGCGCCCAGGGGGTCGACGCCGTCATCGAGGACTCCTCGGGCAACGGCGGCGCCGCGGTCGCGGCCTACGCCGCGGCGGGAGGGATGCGGGCCGCGGTGTTCGCACCGGCATCGACCTCGCCGGCGAAGCTCGTGCAGGCCCGGGCGCACGGCGCGCGCATCGAACTCGTGGACGGTCCGAGGGAGGCGGCGCAGGCGGCCGCGATCGCCGCGGCCGAGCGCGGCGAGGGATGCTACGCGAGTCACAATTGGCAGGCGTTCTTCCTCGAGGGGACGAAGTTGTTGGCCTATGAGATCTGGGAGGATCTCGGCCGCCGCGCCCCCGACTGCGTCGTGCTGCCCGTCGGCGCGGGGAGCAGCCTGCTCGGCTGCGCCATCGGCTTCGGCGAGCTGCTGCGCTCCGGGAGGATCTCGCGGCTGCCGCGGCTCTACGCCGCGCAGCCGCTGCACTGCTCGCCGCTCGACGCCGCGCATCGCGCCCCCGGAGCGGCCCCGCGGCCGGTGCTGCCGACCGTCGCCGAGGGCACCGCGATCGCCCGGCCGCTGCGCCTGCGCGACATGCTCGACGCGGTCCGGGAGAGCGCGGGCGGCACGGTGGCCGTCTCCGAGGCGGGCATCCGCGCGGCGCACGCCGCCCTCGCCGCCCGCGGCCTCTACGTCGAGCCGACGAGCGCGACGGCCGCGGCGGGTCTCGCCGAGCTGCGCGCGTCGGGCGACATCGGGGCGGGGGAGACCGCGATCCTCGTCCTCACCGGGTCGGGGCTGAAGACCGCGGCGTAG
- a CDS encoding efflux RND transporter permease subunit: MSLLTRTSLKNRLIVGLTTLAVAVLGIVSMGALKQELMPSMQVPMAYVAAGSSGLAPEEMATAVTEPVEQALRAIPGVTSVTSTTTSGSAQILVEWPFGGDDEETLRTIRSAVDGLRSALPSGTETQVVSGGADDMPAMVLSAGSSDAGEAFGDALEQTVVPALQAVPGVRTVELAGQAEQRISIALLPADLQRLDVDPAAIGPVLQAHGAALPAGQAASEDGPIPVTVGTGLASVEDIAALPLPTADGVVRIQDVADVTADTVPAEALSRVNGKPALTLQITPTQGANVVDISHAVHAELDRLAPVLDAEFVTIFDQAPFIEQSIHDLSVEGGLGLLFAVLVILAFLWSWRSTIIAAVSIPLSLLITLIGLWWSGNTLNILTLAALTIAIGRVVDDSIVVIENISRRRGSGPLTTAGVVASVRQVAGAITASTLTTVAVFLPIAFVSGIAGQLFRPFAITVSLALVASLVVALTIVPVLAYWFLRNAPAPRRDAAGGEESPDPEPAELAEHTEPAEHAELAEHTELAEHGELAELDTAPDRLQRACMPALRATRRHPVITLVTSGALLVATLAMTAFLQTDFLGSSGQETLRLTQAPPAEAADDLVAAAEPVEAALAEIPGIADVMTSIPVPTPGTPTEIGYDLQLDEGAEAATVEAAVERAIDGLPDAGELALASQDAFTAGTGEGIALQIAGNDPAALRTASEQLEEQLGEADGVRSVRSELTGEQPVLRVAVDEAEATRLGFDRATIAAAVQHALAGETVGTLMFEGRERDIVLRTPGAERTADRLGEILLPVTAQQTAAAQKAAADALEERAKAQAAEAQAGAENELAGQLAEASQQRAELAAQIGALNEQLAALVQAPVVPEEPRSPEEDAMLRAQQERAEQIAALQGALEGAQSGVAGMDEQIAALQQAQRDAAEQAAEAEAAEAEQRAAAEVTGTAIPLSAIAQVTEELTAPTITRADGERQVTLTVTPEDGRLTEASLAIDEAIATAELPAGVTFEQGGAAAEQDEAFGQLGTAMLAAIMLVLLVMVATFRSFRGPLILLISVPFAATGAILGLLATGTALGLPALIGLLMLIGIVVTNAIVLMDLMNRLREAGATLAEAVEHGTRLRLRPILMTAAATVFALVPMALGLTGGGVFISQPLAIVVIGGLVSSTLLTLILVPILYTLVERRHERRLAKRAERRARRAGTGGAGLRSEPIAEAAAEARDAQQGFAEDRRRAGAERRAARAERRRLAAEHRAERRAERRAARRAGRDAPDPEPGE; this comes from the coding sequence ATGTCCCTCCTCACCCGCACGAGCCTCAAGAACCGCCTCATCGTGGGCCTCACGACCCTCGCGGTCGCCGTCCTCGGCATCGTCTCCATGGGGGCGCTCAAGCAGGAGCTCATGCCGTCGATGCAGGTGCCGATGGCGTACGTCGCGGCCGGCTCCTCCGGGCTCGCGCCCGAGGAGATGGCGACGGCCGTTACGGAGCCGGTCGAGCAGGCGCTGCGGGCCATCCCCGGCGTGACGAGCGTCACGTCGACCACCACGAGCGGGAGTGCGCAGATCCTCGTCGAGTGGCCGTTCGGCGGCGATGACGAGGAGACGCTGCGCACGATCCGCTCCGCCGTGGACGGACTGCGCTCCGCGCTCCCCTCGGGCACCGAGACCCAGGTCGTCTCCGGCGGGGCGGACGACATGCCCGCGATGGTGCTCAGCGCGGGATCGAGCGACGCGGGCGAGGCGTTCGGCGACGCGCTCGAGCAGACGGTCGTGCCCGCGCTGCAGGCCGTGCCGGGGGTGCGCACCGTCGAGCTCGCCGGCCAGGCGGAGCAGCGGATCTCGATCGCCCTGCTCCCGGCCGACCTGCAGCGGCTCGACGTCGATCCCGCGGCGATCGGGCCGGTGCTCCAGGCGCACGGAGCGGCGCTGCCCGCCGGGCAGGCCGCGTCGGAGGACGGGCCCATCCCCGTCACCGTGGGCACCGGCCTCGCCTCGGTGGAGGACATCGCCGCACTGCCCCTCCCGACCGCCGACGGCGTCGTGCGCATCCAGGACGTCGCCGACGTCACGGCCGACACGGTCCCGGCCGAGGCGCTCTCGCGCGTCAACGGCAAGCCCGCGCTCACGCTGCAGATCACCCCGACGCAGGGCGCCAACGTCGTCGACATCTCCCACGCGGTGCACGCGGAGCTCGACCGGCTCGCACCCGTGCTCGACGCCGAGTTCGTCACGATCTTCGACCAGGCCCCTTTCATCGAGCAGTCGATCCACGACCTCTCGGTCGAGGGCGGGCTCGGGCTCCTGTTCGCGGTGCTCGTCATCCTCGCCTTCCTCTGGTCGTGGCGCTCGACCATCATCGCGGCGGTGTCGATCCCGCTCTCGCTGCTCATCACCCTCATCGGGCTGTGGTGGAGCGGCAACACCCTGAACATCCTCACCCTCGCCGCGCTCACGATCGCGATCGGCCGCGTCGTGGACGACTCCATCGTCGTCATCGAGAACATCAGCAGGCGCCGCGGGAGCGGTCCGCTCACCACGGCCGGGGTCGTGGCCTCCGTGCGGCAGGTCGCGGGCGCCATCACCGCCTCCACGCTGACCACGGTCGCCGTGTTCCTCCCCATCGCCTTCGTCTCGGGCATCGCGGGCCAGCTCTTCCGGCCCTTCGCGATCACCGTCTCGCTCGCGCTCGTCGCGTCGCTCGTGGTCGCGCTCACCATCGTCCCGGTGCTCGCCTACTGGTTCCTGCGGAACGCCCCCGCCCCGCGGCGCGACGCGGCGGGCGGAGAGGAGTCGCCCGATCCCGAGCCCGCAGAACTCGCGGAGCACACCGAGCCCGCGGAGCACGCAGAACTCGCGGAGCACACCGAGCTCGCGGAGCACGGCGAACTCGCGGAGCTCGACACCGCGCCCGACCGCCTGCAGCGCGCCTGCATGCCGGCGCTGCGCGCCACCCGCAGGCACCCCGTCATCACGCTCGTGACCTCGGGGGCGCTGCTCGTCGCGACGCTCGCCATGACGGCGTTCCTGCAGACCGACTTCCTCGGCTCGTCGGGCCAGGAGACGCTGCGGCTCACCCAGGCGCCGCCCGCGGAGGCCGCCGACGATCTCGTCGCCGCGGCGGAGCCCGTGGAGGCCGCGCTCGCGGAGATCCCCGGGATCGCCGACGTCATGACCTCGATCCCCGTGCCGACCCCCGGCACCCCGACCGAGATCGGGTACGACCTGCAGCTCGACGAGGGGGCCGAGGCCGCGACGGTGGAGGCGGCCGTCGAGCGCGCCATCGACGGGCTCCCCGACGCGGGCGAACTCGCGCTGGCCTCGCAGGACGCCTTCACCGCAGGCACGGGGGAGGGCATCGCGCTCCAGATCGCGGGCAACGACCCCGCGGCGCTGCGCACGGCGAGCGAGCAGCTCGAGGAGCAGCTCGGGGAGGCCGACGGGGTGCGCTCGGTGCGCAGCGAGCTGACGGGCGAGCAGCCCGTGCTGCGCGTCGCCGTCGACGAGGCGGAGGCGACCCGCCTGGGCTTCGACCGCGCGACGATCGCCGCCGCCGTGCAGCACGCGCTCGCCGGGGAGACCGTCGGCACGCTCATGTTCGAGGGGCGCGAGCGGGACATCGTGCTGCGCACCCCGGGCGCGGAGCGGACGGCCGACCGGCTCGGGGAGATCCTCCTCCCGGTGACGGCGCAGCAGACCGCCGCGGCCCAGAAGGCGGCCGCCGACGCGCTCGAGGAGCGCGCCAAGGCCCAGGCCGCCGAGGCGCAGGCCGGCGCCGAGAACGAGCTCGCCGGGCAGCTCGCCGAGGCCTCGCAGCAGCGCGCCGAGCTCGCGGCCCAGATCGGAGCGCTGAACGAGCAGCTCGCGGCGCTCGTGCAGGCCCCCGTCGTCCCCGAGGAGCCGCGCAGCCCCGAGGAGGATGCGATGCTCCGCGCGCAGCAGGAGCGCGCCGAGCAGATCGCCGCGCTGCAGGGCGCGCTGGAGGGCGCCCAGTCGGGCGTCGCCGGCATGGACGAGCAGATCGCGGCGCTGCAGCAGGCGCAGCGCGACGCCGCGGAGCAGGCCGCCGAGGCGGAGGCCGCGGAGGCGGAGCAGCGCGCCGCCGCCGAGGTGACGGGCACCGCGATCCCGCTCTCGGCCATCGCGCAGGTCACGGAGGAGCTCACGGCCCCCACCATCACCCGCGCCGACGGCGAGCGCCAGGTCACCCTCACCGTGACGCCGGAGGACGGGCGCCTCACCGAGGCGAGCCTCGCGATCGACGAGGCGATCGCGACGGCCGAACTGCCCGCGGGCGTGACCTTCGAGCAGGGCGGCGCGGCCGCCGAGCAGGACGAGGCGTTCGGGCAGCTGGGCACGGCGATGCTCGCGGCCATCATGCTCGTGCTGCTCGTCATGGTCGCGACGTTCCGCAGCTTCCGGGGTCCGCTGATCCTGCTCATCTCGGTCCCGTTCGCCGCGACCGGCGCGATCCTCGGCCTCCTCGCGACCGGTACGGCCCTCGGGCTCCCCGCGCTCATCGGCCTCCTCATGCTCATCGGCATCGTGGTGACGAACGCGATCGTGCTCATGGACCTCATGAACCGCCTGCGCGAGGCGGGCGCCACGCTCGCCGAGGCCGTCGAGCACGGCACCCGGCTGCGACTGCGGCCGATCCTCATGACCGCGGCGGCGACGGTGTTCGCCCTCGTGCCCATGGCGCTCGGGCTCACCGGCGGCGGGGTCTTCATCTCCCAGCCGCTCGCCATCGTCGTGATCGGCGGGCTCGTGTCGTCGACGCTGCTCACGCTGATCCTCGTGCCGATCCTCTACACCCTCGTGGAGCGGCGGCACGAGCGACGGCTCGCGAAGCGGGCCGAACGTCGCGCGCGGCGGGCGGGTACCGGCGGCGCCGGGCTCCGCTCCGAGCCCATCGCCGAGGCCGCCGCGGAGGCCAGGGACGCCCAGCAGGGCTTCGCCGAGGATCGACGGCGCGCGGGAGCCGAACGGCGCGCGGCCCGCGCGGAGCGCCGCCGCCTCGCGGCCGAGCACCGGGCCGAGCGCCGTGCCGAGCGCCGTGCCGCGCGGCGCGCCGGACGGGACGCGCCCGATCCCGAGCCCGGGGAGTGA
- the rpsN gene encoding 30S ribosomal protein S14, translating into MAKKSMIAKNKQRQAIVARYAEKRLELKKALVDPNGTDESREAARVALQKLPRNASPVRVRSRDVIDGRPRGVLSKYGVSRVRFRDMAHRGELPGITKSSW; encoded by the coding sequence ATGGCCAAGAAGAGCATGATCGCGAAGAACAAGCAGCGTCAGGCCATCGTCGCCCGCTACGCCGAGAAGCGCCTCGAGCTGAAGAAGGCCCTCGTCGACCCCAACGGGACCGACGAGAGCCGCGAGGCCGCCCGCGTGGCCCTGCAGAAGCTCCCCCGCAACGCCTCGCCGGTGCGCGTGCGCAGCCGCGACGTCATCGACGGGCGTCCCCGCGGCGTCCTGTCGAAGTACGGCGTCTCCCGTGTGCGCTTCCGCGACATGGCGCACCGCGGCGAGCTGCCCGGCATCACGAAGTCGTCCTGGTAG
- the rpmB gene encoding 50S ribosomal protein L28, with product MAAVCQVTGAVPGFGHNISHSHRRTKRRFDPNIQKKTYFVPSLGRKVTLTLSAKGIKVIDARGIDAVVADLQKRGVKF from the coding sequence ATGGCAGCAGTGTGCCAGGTGACCGGCGCCGTTCCCGGCTTCGGTCACAACATCTCGCACTCGCACCGTCGCACCAAGCGCCGGTTCGATCCGAACATCCAGAAGAAGACCTACTTCGTGCCCTCGCTCGGCCGCAAGGTGACCCTCACCCTGTCGGCCAAGGGCATCAAGGTGATCGATGCCCGCGGCATCGACGCCGTGGTCGCCGATCTCCAGAAGCGCGGGGTGAAGTTCTAA
- the rpmG gene encoding 50S ribosomal protein L33: MAKDKDVRPIIKLRSTAGTGFTYVTKKNRRNTPDRLVLKKYDPVVRKHVDFREER, encoded by the coding sequence ATGGCGAAGGACAAGGACGTACGTCCGATCATCAAGCTCCGCTCGACGGCGGGCACCGGGTTCACCTACGTGACGAAGAAGAACCGTCGCAACACCCCCGACCGCCTCGTGCTCAAGAAGTACGATCCGGTGGTCCGCAAGCACGTCGACTTCCGAGAGGAGCGTTAA
- a CDS encoding amino acid ABC transporter permease, whose product MTQANVLYDAPGPRARARSRVISVVGVIALVALLGWVVWRLAQPQVAVNGNETPGMFSPSRWDVLAYGEVWRYIVSGVWNTLRAAFTAMVGAMLVGMLFAFGRLAERAWIRVPVTVVLEFFRGMPVLLMMLFILLVAATGAFWAVVIALIVYNGAIIGEALRAGIVALNTGQREAGLSIGLTPVRTRLMIEFPQAFTQMLPIIIAQMVVLLKDTSLGYIVAYPELASTVKNASNFYGNGYMFTFWVVAVAIYLAINLTVSWIGRRAARMAAARRA is encoded by the coding sequence ATGACCCAGGCCAACGTCCTGTACGACGCCCCGGGGCCGCGGGCCCGCGCGCGCTCCCGCGTCATCTCCGTCGTCGGCGTGATCGCCCTCGTCGCGCTACTCGGCTGGGTGGTGTGGCGACTCGCGCAGCCGCAGGTCGCCGTCAACGGCAACGAGACGCCCGGCATGTTCTCGCCCAGCCGCTGGGACGTGCTCGCCTACGGCGAGGTGTGGCGCTACATCGTGTCGGGCGTCTGGAACACGCTCAGGGCCGCCTTCACCGCCATGGTCGGCGCGATGCTCGTCGGCATGCTCTTCGCCTTCGGCCGGCTCGCGGAGCGCGCCTGGATCCGGGTGCCGGTGACCGTCGTGCTCGAGTTCTTCCGCGGCATGCCCGTGCTGCTCATGATGCTCTTCATCCTCCTCGTGGCAGCGACCGGCGCCTTCTGGGCCGTCGTCATCGCGCTCATCGTCTACAACGGGGCGATCATCGGCGAGGCGCTGCGGGCCGGCATCGTGGCGCTGAACACGGGCCAGCGGGAGGCCGGCCTGTCCATCGGGCTCACGCCCGTGCGCACCCGGCTCATGATCGAGTTCCCGCAGGCCTTCACCCAGATGCTGCCGATCATCATCGCGCAGATGGTCGTGCTGCTGAAGGACACCTCGCTCGGCTACATCGTGGCGTACCCCGAGCTCGCGTCGACCGTGAAGAACGCCTCGAACTTCTACGGCAACGGCTACATGTTCACCTTCTGGGTGGTCGCCGTCGCCATCTACCTGGCCATCAACCTCACGGTGTCGTGGATCGGCCGCCGGGCCGCCCGCATGGCGGCCGCCAGGCGGGCGTGA
- a CDS encoding GntR family transcriptional regulator yields MVEFAPVRPESTAALVARKLRELISGGVFRPGQQLIEVDLARSFGVSRGILREALQRLAQEGLLVSRPNRGVFVAEFGPDEVFDIYTARLAIERAACLKVIEVLGAGPELADALDALSDRLEAAVRGDASESAAVDLDIEFHECMVAAARSPRLDRMHATLAAESRMCQRALDGPVYPAPARIAEHRGIAAAIRSGDVPRLHVLLAAHMDRAVEAIVARLADAREGAPGALSP; encoded by the coding sequence ATGGTCGAGTTCGCTCCCGTGCGGCCCGAGTCGACCGCGGCGCTCGTCGCGCGCAAGCTCCGCGAGCTCATCTCCGGCGGCGTGTTCCGCCCCGGGCAGCAGCTCATCGAGGTCGATCTCGCCCGGAGCTTCGGGGTGAGCCGAGGGATCCTCCGCGAGGCGCTGCAGCGGCTCGCGCAGGAGGGGCTGCTCGTGAGCCGCCCCAATCGCGGGGTCTTCGTCGCCGAGTTCGGACCCGACGAGGTGTTCGACATCTACACCGCCCGTCTCGCGATCGAGCGCGCCGCCTGTCTCAAGGTGATCGAGGTGCTGGGAGCCGGGCCGGAGCTCGCCGATGCCCTCGATGCGCTGAGCGACCGGCTCGAGGCCGCGGTGCGGGGCGATGCCTCGGAGTCCGCCGCCGTGGATCTCGACATCGAATTCCACGAGTGCATGGTCGCGGCGGCGCGGAGCCCCCGGCTCGACCGGATGCACGCGACGCTCGCGGCCGAGTCGCGGATGTGCCAGCGCGCGCTCGACGGTCCCGTGTATCCGGCCCCCGCGCGCATCGCCGAGCATCGGGGGATCGCCGCCGCCATCCGATCGGGCGATGTGCCGCGACTGCACGTCCTGCTCGCGGCGCACATGGATCGCGCGGTCGAGGCTATCGTCGCGCGCCTCGCCGACGCGCGCGAGGGGGCGCCGGGCGCGCTATCGCCGTAG
- a CDS encoding maleate cis-trans isomerase family protein, translating to MSTIGFLYPGYGAEDDYPYMQSLMPEDVTLKLIHTSVGVDAHEVDALLDLGRSDRLLAGAEALRADRPDAVLWACTSGSFVFGLEGARTQAAEVGAALGIPASSTSLAFVDAIRALGVARVAIAATYPEDVARHFRTLLEDAGIAVVSLVSHDIVTAALAGELDDDGVVALAASNNPEEAEVVLLPDTAMHTARLIERLERALGKPVLTANQVTLWQGLRLAGRELPVPAMGALFERTGS from the coding sequence ATGTCGACCATCGGATTCCTCTACCCCGGGTACGGTGCGGAGGATGACTACCCCTACATGCAGTCGCTGATGCCGGAGGACGTCACCTTGAAGCTCATCCACACCTCCGTGGGCGTCGACGCCCACGAGGTCGATGCGCTGCTCGATCTCGGCCGGAGCGACCGGCTGCTCGCAGGGGCCGAGGCGCTCCGAGCCGACCGGCCCGACGCCGTGCTCTGGGCGTGCACCTCCGGCAGCTTCGTGTTCGGGCTCGAGGGCGCCCGCACCCAGGCGGCAGAGGTCGGTGCGGCGCTCGGCATCCCCGCCTCCTCGACCTCGCTCGCCTTCGTCGACGCGATCCGCGCGCTGGGCGTCGCGCGCGTGGCCATCGCCGCGACCTATCCGGAGGACGTCGCGCGGCACTTCCGCACGCTGCTGGAGGACGCCGGGATCGCGGTCGTGTCGCTCGTCAGCCACGACATCGTGACCGCCGCGCTCGCCGGCGAGCTGGACGACGACGGCGTCGTCGCGCTCGCCGCGAGCAACAACCCGGAGGAGGCCGAGGTCGTCCTCCTCCCCGACACCGCGATGCACACCGCCCGGCTCATCGAGCGCTTGGAGCGGGCGCTCGGCAAGCCCGTGCTCACGGCGAACCAGGTCACGCTCTGGCAGGGGCTCAGGCTCGCGGGCCGGGAGCTCCCCGTGCCCGCGATGGGCGCGCTCTTCGAGCGCACCGGATCCTGA
- a CDS encoding DUF3830 family protein, with protein MTRYITITLVERGVSCRARLLDDAAPRTADAVWDALPQEGQVYHGKYARNEIYNLVPAFASEEPGPENTTITPIPRDVCYFSFTGSELGAPGYGYRTGEGGDTGDRIVDLAVFYGRNNLLINGDRGWIPGNVFAEIEDGFGEFAAACQDLWMNGAAGETLRYERAE; from the coding sequence ATGACCCGCTACATCACCATCACCCTCGTCGAGCGCGGCGTGAGCTGCCGCGCGCGGCTGCTCGACGACGCGGCCCCGCGCACCGCCGACGCGGTCTGGGACGCGCTCCCCCAGGAGGGCCAGGTCTACCACGGCAAGTACGCGCGCAACGAGATCTACAACCTCGTTCCGGCGTTCGCCTCCGAGGAGCCCGGCCCCGAGAACACCACCATCACCCCGATCCCGCGCGACGTCTGCTACTTCAGCTTCACGGGGTCGGAGCTCGGCGCGCCAGGCTACGGCTACCGCACGGGCGAAGGCGGGGACACCGGCGACCGCATCGTCGACCTCGCCGTGTTCTACGGCCGGAACAACCTGCTCATCAACGGCGACCGCGGCTGGATCCCCGGCAACGTCTTCGCCGAGATCGAGGACGGTTTCGGGGAGTTCGCCGCGGCATGCCAGGATCTCTGGATGAACGGGGCGGCGGGCGAGACGCTGCGCTACGAGCGCGCGGAGTAG